A genomic stretch from Enterobacter dykesii includes:
- the radC gene encoding RadC family protein produces MEEEDEELLPREKLLRYGVTLLKDDELLALFLRTGTPGKTVFTLAKELIAHFGSLYGLLTADLAQFKHVEGIGVAKYAQLRGIAELARRFYNVRMEKEDPILTPEMTREFLQSQLTDIEREIFMVIFVDNRNRVLKHSCLFAGTLSHVEVHPREIVREAIKVNAAGVILAHNHPSGCAEPSRADKEITERIIKCCQFMDIRVLDHLIIGRGEYISFAEHGWI; encoded by the coding sequence ATGGAAGAAGAGGATGAGGAGCTGCTGCCGCGCGAAAAACTGCTGCGCTATGGCGTCACCCTGTTAAAAGACGATGAACTGTTAGCGCTCTTTTTACGTACCGGAACGCCCGGAAAAACGGTATTTACGCTGGCAAAAGAGCTGATAGCACATTTCGGTTCGCTGTACGGTTTACTGACCGCCGATCTGGCGCAGTTTAAGCACGTTGAGGGGATTGGCGTTGCGAAATATGCCCAGCTGAGGGGCATTGCTGAACTTGCCCGCCGTTTTTACAATGTCCGCATGGAGAAGGAAGATCCGATCCTGACGCCAGAAATGACGCGCGAATTCCTGCAAAGCCAGTTAACCGATATTGAACGCGAGATCTTTATGGTGATCTTTGTCGATAACAGAAATCGGGTGCTGAAACATAGCTGTCTCTTTGCGGGCACGTTGAGCCACGTTGAGGTGCATCCGCGTGAAATTGTGCGGGAAGCGATAAAAGTGAATGCAGCGGGCGTGATCCTCGCGCATAATCACCCCTCTGGCTGTGCAGAACCGAGCAGAGCGGACAAAGAAATCACCGAACGCATTATCAAATGCTGTCAATTCATGGACATTCGTGTGCTGGACCATCTGATAATTGGCCGCGGTGAGTACATTTCTTTCGCAGAACATGGCTGGATTTAG
- the rpmB gene encoding 50S ribosomal protein L28, whose protein sequence is MSRVCQVTGKRPVTGNNRSHALNATKRRFLPNLHSHRFWVESEKRFVTLRVSAKGMRVIDKKGIDTVLSELRARGEKY, encoded by the coding sequence ATGTCCCGAGTCTGCCAAGTTACTGGCAAGCGTCCGGTGACCGGTAACAACCGTTCCCACGCACTGAACGCGACTAAACGCCGTTTCCTGCCGAACCTGCACTCTCACCGTTTCTGGGTTGAGAGCGAGAAGCGTTTTGTCACCCTGCGCGTATCTGCTAAAGGTATGCGTGTAATCGATAAGAAAGGCATCGATACAGTTCTGTCCGAACTGCGTGCCCGTGGCGAAAAGTACTAA
- the rpmG gene encoding 50S ribosomal protein L33, translating to MAKGIREKIKLVSSAGTGHFYTTTKNKRTKPEKLELKKFDPVVRQHVLYKEAKIK from the coding sequence ATGGCTAAAGGTATTCGCGAGAAAATCAAGCTGGTTTCTTCTGCTGGTACAGGTCACTTCTACACCACCACGAAGAACAAACGTACTAAGCCGGAAAAACTGGAACTGAAAAAATTCGATCCAGTTGTACGCCAGCACGTACTGTACAAAGAAGCTAAAATCAAATAA
- the mutM gene encoding bifunctional DNA-formamidopyrimidine glycosylase/DNA-(apurinic or apyrimidinic site) lyase yields the protein MPELPEVETSRRGIEPHLVGATILHAVVRNGRLRWPVSDEIHALSDKPVLSVQRRAKYLLLELPDGWIIIHLGMSGSLRILTEELPAEKHDHVDLVMSNGKVLRYTDPRRFGAWLWTKELEGHNVLAHLGPEPLSDAFNAEYLKAKCAKKKSPIKPWLMDNKLVVGVGNIYASESLFAAGIHPDRLASSLSAQECELLVRVIKAVLLRSIEQGGTTLKDFLQSDGKPGYFAQELQVYGRKGEPCRVCGTPVIATKHAQRATFYCRQCQK from the coding sequence ATGCCTGAATTACCTGAGGTAGAAACCAGCCGTCGCGGCATTGAGCCCCATCTGGTCGGCGCGACGATTCTTCACGCGGTGGTCCGCAATGGACGTCTGCGCTGGCCGGTGTCCGATGAGATCCATGCCCTGAGCGATAAACCCGTCCTTAGCGTACAGCGTCGCGCGAAATACCTGCTGCTGGAGCTGCCCGACGGCTGGATTATTATCCACCTGGGGATGTCCGGGAGCCTGCGCATTCTTACCGAAGAACTGCCTGCGGAAAAGCACGACCACGTCGATCTGGTGATGAGCAACGGCAAAGTGCTCCGTTACACTGACCCACGGCGCTTTGGCGCGTGGCTGTGGACGAAGGAGCTGGAAGGGCACAACGTGCTCGCGCATCTGGGCCCGGAGCCGCTCTCAGACGCGTTTAACGCGGAATACCTCAAGGCGAAGTGTGCGAAGAAGAAAAGCCCAATTAAGCCCTGGCTGATGGATAACAAGCTGGTGGTCGGCGTGGGGAATATCTACGCCAGCGAATCGCTGTTTGCGGCCGGGATCCATCCCGATCGGCTGGCCTCTTCGCTGTCGGCGCAGGAGTGCGAGCTGCTGGTTCGGGTGATTAAAGCTGTATTGCTTCGCTCGATTGAGCAGGGCGGGACAACGTTGAAGGACTTCCTGCAAAGTGACGGCAAGCCGGGCTATTTTGCCCAGGAGCTGCAGGTATATGGCCGTAAAGGCGAACCGTGCAGAGTCTGCGGCACGCCCGTTATTGCCACGAAGCACGCCCAGCGCGCCACGTTCTACTGCCGTCAGTGCCAGAAATAG
- the coaD gene encoding pantetheine-phosphate adenylyltransferase — protein sequence MSTKAIYPGTFDPITNGHLDIITRAACMFDKVILAIAASPSKKPMFDLNERVQLATDAISHLPNVEVVGFSDLMANFARAQQANILIRGLRAVADFEYEMQLAHMNRHLMPELESVFLMPSKEWSFISSTLVKEVARHHGDVTHFLPTNVHHALMEKLK from the coding sequence ATGAGCACAAAAGCGATTTATCCGGGTACCTTCGATCCGATCACCAACGGTCATCTTGATATCATCACCCGTGCGGCGTGCATGTTCGACAAGGTGATCCTGGCCATTGCCGCCAGCCCCAGCAAAAAGCCGATGTTTGACCTCAACGAGCGCGTACAGCTCGCCACCGATGCCATTTCGCACCTGCCGAATGTTGAGGTGGTCGGGTTTAGCGACCTGATGGCAAACTTCGCCCGCGCTCAGCAGGCCAATATTCTGATCCGTGGTTTACGCGCGGTAGCAGACTTCGAGTATGAGATGCAGCTGGCGCACATGAACCGCCACCTGATGCCGGAGCTGGAGAGCGTGTTCCTGATGCCCTCCAAAGAGTGGTCGTTTATCTCTTCCACGCTGGTAAAAGAGGTGGCGCGTCATCACGGCGACGTCACCCATTTCCTGCCAACTAACGTCCACCATGCACTGATGGAAAAGCTAAAGTAA
- a CDS encoding glycosyltransferase family 2 protein — translation MPTRLSVVMIAKNAAELLPDCLASVAWADEIVILDSGSTDNTVDVARAAGANVFVDADWQGYGIQRQRAQGYATGDYVLMLDTDERITPELQQAIQAVISSPQHGAVYSIARRNYFLGRFMRHSGWYPDRVMRLYERERYQYNDNLVHESLSCDSAQVIPLTGDLLHLTCRDFASFQRKQLNYATAWAQERHQRGKKASLTGIFTHTLGAFLKTLLLRGGVLDGKQGWLLAVVNAQYTFNKYTELWALCRGYSEKT, via the coding sequence ATGCCAACGCGTCTGTCGGTCGTCATGATCGCCAAAAACGCCGCCGAGCTGCTTCCGGATTGCCTGGCATCGGTTGCCTGGGCTGACGAGATAGTCATTCTTGACTCCGGAAGTACGGATAACACGGTGGATGTCGCCCGGGCAGCGGGCGCAAACGTCTTTGTCGACGCTGACTGGCAAGGCTACGGCATCCAGCGCCAGCGCGCGCAGGGGTATGCCACCGGTGATTACGTCCTGATGCTCGACACCGACGAACGCATCACGCCGGAGCTTCAGCAGGCCATTCAGGCGGTGATTTCCTCACCTCAACATGGCGCCGTATACAGCATTGCCCGCCGCAACTACTTCCTTGGCCGTTTTATGCGCCACAGCGGCTGGTATCCTGACCGCGTGATGCGCCTCTACGAGCGCGAGCGGTATCAGTACAACGACAATCTGGTGCATGAATCCCTGAGCTGCGATAGCGCCCAGGTCATTCCCCTGACAGGCGATTTGCTGCACCTGACCTGCCGTGATTTCGCGAGCTTCCAGCGTAAACAGCTCAACTATGCCACCGCATGGGCGCAGGAGCGTCACCAGCGCGGCAAGAAGGCCTCGCTGACGGGTATCTTCACCCACACGCTGGGCGCGTTCCTGAAAACGCTTCTGCTGCGTGGTGGCGTCCTGGACGGTAAGCAGGGCTGGTTACTCGCGGTAGTGAATGCCCAGTATACTTTCAACAAATACACCGAGCTGTGGGCGCTCTGCCGCGGCTACTCAGAGAAAACGTGA
- the waaA gene encoding lipid IV(A) 3-deoxy-D-manno-octulosonic acid transferase, translated as MELLYTALLYIIQPLVWLRLLLRSRKAPAYRKRWAERYGFCRNKVVPDGILLHSVSVGETLAAIPLVRALRHRYPSLPITVTTMTPTGSERALSAFGKDVQHVYLPYDLPCAMNRFLNTVRPKLVIVMETELWPNMISALHARKIPLVIANARLSERSAKGYGKLGKFMRRLLSKITLIAAQNEEDAARFISLGLKRNQLAVTGSLKFDISVTPELAARAITLRRQWAPRRQVWIATSTHDGEEEIILQAHRKLLEKFPDLLLILVPRHPERFKDAREMVQKGGFSFTLRSSGEIPSGSTQVVIGDTMGELMLLYGIADLAFVGGSLVERGGHNPLEPAAHAIPVLMGPHTFNFKDICAKLQQADGLITVTDADSVVKEVSTLLTDEDYRLWYGRHAVEVLHQNQGALTRLLQLLQPYLPQRSH; from the coding sequence TTGGAATTGTTGTATACCGCTCTGCTCTACATCATTCAGCCACTGGTGTGGCTGAGACTGTTGCTTCGTAGCCGGAAAGCGCCTGCGTATCGTAAACGCTGGGCTGAACGCTATGGCTTCTGCCGCAATAAAGTCGTACCGGACGGTATTTTGCTGCATTCCGTTTCTGTCGGTGAAACGCTGGCGGCGATCCCGCTGGTTCGCGCCCTGCGTCACCGCTACCCTTCGTTGCCAATCACCGTCACGACGATGACGCCAACCGGCTCGGAGCGCGCGTTATCCGCTTTCGGTAAAGACGTGCAGCACGTCTATCTGCCTTACGATCTGCCCTGCGCCATGAATCGTTTCCTCAACACCGTGCGCCCGAAGCTGGTGATCGTGATGGAAACCGAACTGTGGCCGAACATGATTTCCGCTCTGCATGCCCGTAAAATTCCGCTGGTCATTGCCAACGCGCGCCTCTCAGAGCGCTCGGCGAAAGGTTACGGCAAGCTGGGCAAATTTATGCGTCGCCTGCTGAGCAAAATCACGCTGATTGCCGCGCAGAACGAAGAAGATGCAGCGCGCTTTATCTCTCTGGGCCTGAAACGCAACCAGCTTGCGGTAACGGGCAGCCTAAAGTTCGATATTTCCGTTACCCCTGAGCTCGCCGCCCGAGCCATCACGCTGCGTCGCCAGTGGGCCCCGCGTCGTCAGGTCTGGATTGCGACCAGTACCCATGATGGCGAAGAAGAGATCATCCTGCAGGCTCACCGCAAGCTGCTGGAAAAATTCCCTGATTTACTGCTGATCCTCGTGCCTCGCCATCCGGAGCGTTTTAAAGATGCCCGTGAAATGGTCCAGAAAGGCGGCTTCAGCTTCACGCTGCGAAGCAGCGGTGAAATCCCTTCCGGCAGCACCCAGGTGGTGATTGGCGATACGATGGGCGAACTGATGTTGCTGTACGGCATTGCTGACCTCGCGTTTGTCGGTGGCAGCCTGGTGGAACGCGGAGGCCATAACCCGCTGGAGCCGGCAGCCCACGCCATTCCGGTACTGATGGGGCCGCACACGTTTAACTTCAAAGACATCTGCGCGAAATTACAGCAGGCCGATGGTTTAATTACCGTGACCGATGCGGATTCGGTGGTTAAAGAGGTATCGACCCTTCTGACTGACGAAGATTATCGCCTGTGGTACGGGCGTCATGCCGTCGAAGTGCTGCACCAGAACCAGGGCGCACTGACCCGTCTGCTGCAGCTTCTGCAACCTTATCTGCCCCAGCGGAGCCACTAA
- a CDS encoding glycosyltransferase, translating to MQNSAPLLSVVVAVYNGEAFLDQFFTCLVNQRIDSMEVIIVNDGSTDRSMEIVENWREKLPQMQVIEQQNQGVSIARNTGLAVATGQYLSFPDIDDVFKPGMYQRLLDMAVTQDLDVATCNGNYVWENNKKPSRPIFPEDKLASTGVMTGPAWLKMALDSRKFLHVTWLNIYRHDFIRKHNFHFEPGLRHQDIPWTTEVLLAAERVQYTSERYYDYYIHSASVSHMPDNDDTLIRSARHYMKILQMLDAINQRYPDKVKGIPACHWQIAKEGLGIIHTFDNMKDEKKKSMIIKEFFETGIWKLIWKSAKSPRLRWRLGRRYFRLKRYLA from the coding sequence ATGCAAAATTCAGCCCCATTGTTAAGCGTGGTGGTTGCCGTTTATAACGGTGAAGCTTTCCTGGATCAGTTCTTTACCTGCCTTGTCAATCAACGCATCGACAGCATGGAAGTCATCATTGTCAATGACGGCTCTACTGACCGCTCGATGGAGATCGTCGAAAACTGGCGAGAAAAACTGCCGCAGATGCAGGTCATAGAACAGCAAAACCAGGGCGTATCCATCGCGCGTAACACCGGTCTGGCCGTTGCAACCGGTCAATATCTCTCTTTCCCGGATATTGATGATGTCTTTAAACCCGGCATGTACCAGCGCCTGCTGGATATGGCCGTCACGCAGGATCTGGATGTCGCCACCTGTAACGGGAACTACGTCTGGGAAAACAACAAGAAACCTTCACGTCCGATCTTCCCTGAAGACAAACTGGCTTCGACAGGGGTTATGACTGGCCCTGCGTGGTTAAAAATGGCGCTGGACTCTCGTAAATTCCTTCACGTCACCTGGTTGAACATCTATCGCCACGACTTTATCCGTAAACACAATTTCCATTTCGAACCCGGCCTGCGCCATCAGGATATTCCGTGGACCACCGAAGTGCTGCTTGCGGCAGAGCGGGTTCAGTACACTAGTGAACGTTATTACGATTACTACATTCACTCTGCATCGGTGTCCCATATGCCGGACAATGACGACACGCTGATTCGCTCCGCGCGTCACTACATGAAAATCCTGCAGATGCTCGATGCCATCAATCAGCGCTACCCGGATAAAGTGAAAGGGATCCCTGCCTGCCACTGGCAAATTGCCAAAGAGGGACTGGGCATTATTCACACCTTCGACAACATGAAGGATGAGAAGAAGAAATCAATGATTATTAAAGAGTTCTTCGAAACAGGCATCTGGAAACTCATCTGGAAAAGTGCAAAAAGCCCGCGTCTGCGCTGGCGGCTCGGTCGACGTTATTTCCGTTTGAAACGGTATCTGGCATAA
- a CDS encoding glycosyltransferase: protein MRILMIIDGLPGGGAEKTVLTLSRGLIEMGHQVSLFSLRKVCDYAIPEGIDYQVVQDTCKKPWRKLTEIPRRAQLLDQAIERAERSGKFDVVFSHLHKTDRIVAHCRALERDKVWFCVHGMFSFSYLRHRSGLSRWFKHLKIRHTYENRNVVAVSGAVLKDLSETLALNLRRKAVIHNPFDIPEIQRLADAPFEMQGKDYIIHVGRFHEHKRHDRLLRAFALSKIDTTLVMMGNGSDAQIQKLKQLAAELGIENKTVFRPFESNPYPWIKGARLLVLSSDCEGFGNVLVEAIICQTPPVSTNCPGGPAEILTGALARGLAELNDESLAKTLADIYTAPPVVGDATIASFGINAICQQYIALVDNQK from the coding sequence ATGCGCATCCTAATGATTATTGATGGTTTACCCGGTGGAGGAGCCGAAAAAACGGTTCTTACACTCTCCCGTGGATTAATAGAAATGGGGCATCAGGTCTCTCTATTCTCTCTGCGGAAAGTGTGCGACTACGCCATCCCGGAAGGCATCGATTATCAGGTTGTTCAGGACACATGTAAAAAACCATGGCGAAAGCTGACGGAAATCCCACGCCGTGCCCAACTTCTGGATCAGGCGATTGAGCGAGCTGAGCGCAGCGGCAAATTTGATGTGGTGTTCTCTCACCTGCACAAAACAGACCGCATTGTGGCGCACTGCCGCGCGCTGGAACGTGACAAAGTCTGGTTCTGCGTACACGGCATGTTCTCGTTTTCCTATCTTCGCCATCGCAGCGGACTTTCGCGCTGGTTTAAACATCTTAAAATCCGTCATACCTACGAAAATCGCAACGTTGTCGCCGTCTCAGGCGCCGTGTTGAAAGATCTTTCCGAGACGCTGGCGCTCAATCTTCGACGCAAAGCGGTTATCCATAATCCTTTCGATATTCCTGAAATTCAGCGTCTGGCGGATGCGCCCTTCGAGATGCAGGGAAAGGATTACATTATTCATGTTGGCCGCTTCCATGAGCACAAACGCCACGACCGACTCTTACGTGCGTTCGCCCTGAGTAAAATTGACACAACGCTGGTCATGATGGGCAATGGTTCTGACGCTCAAATTCAAAAACTCAAGCAGCTTGCTGCCGAGCTGGGTATTGAAAACAAAACGGTTTTCCGCCCGTTCGAGTCCAATCCCTATCCCTGGATTAAAGGGGCACGCCTTTTAGTGTTAAGTTCTGACTGCGAAGGTTTTGGTAATGTGCTGGTCGAAGCCATTATCTGCCAGACGCCACCGGTCAGTACAAATTGCCCCGGAGGCCCCGCCGAAATCCTCACCGGCGCTTTAGCGCGCGGGCTGGCAGAGTTAAATGACGAGTCACTGGCAAAAACGCTGGCGGATATTTATACCGCCCCGCCGGTCGTTGGCGATGCAACCATCGCGTCGTTCGGTATCAATGCCATTTGCCAGCAATATATTGCTCTGGTCGACAATCAAAAATAA
- a CDS encoding glycosyltransferase family 4 protein has protein sequence MKHHRLAIVRQKYRPDGGAERFVSRALTALSNQNLELNVITREWQGEKQDDWHIHICNPQKWGRISRERGFAQAARALWQQQQFDIVQSHERIPGCDIYRAGDGVHRRWLLQRARILPAWRAQMLMYDRYHRYVMRAEREMYQAPELKAVICNAEMIKREIVEDFDIDANKIHVIYNSIDSSRFVPAQEAQRAMLRQQFGLPADAVVFCFVGSGFERKGLASAIRAIAGTSAWLIVVGQDKAERRYRDLARSLGCEGQIRFLGVQKETLPFYQLSDGLLLPTLYDPFPNVILEAMACGLPVITSESCGGAEFIQQGQNGFYCDALDISTLKEAVAAIPSLEKNNNMGRAARERVKDATPEKLSSQLITLYQKLLD, from the coding sequence ATGAAACACCATCGTCTGGCCATTGTTCGCCAAAAATATCGCCCTGATGGCGGAGCGGAACGCTTCGTTTCGCGCGCTCTCACCGCGCTGAGCAATCAGAACCTTGAGCTCAACGTCATCACGCGTGAGTGGCAGGGAGAGAAGCAAGACGACTGGCATATCCACATTTGCAACCCTCAAAAATGGGGTCGCATCAGTCGGGAACGCGGATTTGCACAGGCCGCACGCGCGCTGTGGCAGCAACAGCAGTTTGATATTGTTCAAAGCCATGAGCGCATCCCGGGTTGTGATATCTATCGCGCGGGTGATGGGGTGCATCGTCGCTGGCTGCTGCAGCGCGCGCGCATTTTACCTGCCTGGCGTGCGCAAATGCTGATGTATGACCGCTATCACCGCTATGTGATGCGTGCGGAACGGGAAATGTATCAGGCGCCTGAGTTAAAAGCCGTAATCTGTAATGCGGAAATGATCAAACGCGAAATCGTTGAAGACTTTGATATTGACGCAAATAAAATTCATGTGATTTATAATTCTATTGATTCCAGCCGCTTCGTTCCGGCCCAGGAGGCACAGCGTGCGATGCTGCGCCAGCAATTTGGTTTGCCAGCCGATGCCGTTGTGTTCTGTTTCGTAGGCTCAGGGTTTGAACGAAAAGGATTAGCCAGCGCCATACGCGCTATTGCTGGAACATCAGCCTGGCTGATTGTGGTTGGGCAAGATAAAGCAGAACGTCGTTATCGCGACCTCGCCCGTTCGTTAGGCTGCGAGGGGCAAATCCGTTTCCTGGGGGTGCAAAAAGAAACTCTGCCTTTTTATCAGCTATCCGATGGTTTACTGTTGCCAACGCTGTATGATCCCTTTCCTAACGTCATTCTTGAAGCGATGGCCTGCGGCTTGCCCGTCATTACTTCAGAGAGTTGCGGTGGTGCAGAGTTTATTCAACAAGGCCAGAACGGATTTTATTGTGACGCACTTGATATCAGTACATTGAAGGAAGCGGTAGCCGCCATTCCTTCACTGGAAAAAAATAACAATATGGGACGAGCGGCACGTGAACGTGTAAAAGACGCCACTCCCGAAAAACTATCAAGTCAGCTTATTACGCTTTATCAAAAATTACTGGATTAA
- the rfaQ gene encoding putative lipopolysaccharide heptosyltransferase III gives MMMNNLPDTPDLRILLIKLRHHGDMLLTTPVIDSLRQKWPQAQIDVLLYEETRDMLAAHPAIGTIYGIDRKWKQLGTLKHLQKEWQLLCALRNQHYHLVINLADQWRSAIVTRFTGAPVRLGFAFNKRNSAFWRFCHTDLVSVDGHKSLHTVEQNLSILAPLPVAPRPAVTMAYTAEDWDHARKRLTQTGVGDSYIVIQPTSRWFFKCWSEDKMAQTITALQQDGHTVVLTAGPDKKELAMIDRILAASPKTGVVSLAGQLTLRQLASLIDHARLFIGVDSVPMHMAAALQTPCVALFGPSKLTFWSPWQVNGEVIWAGDYGPLPDPDAIDTKTKERYLDAIPVDAVVSAARRYLS, from the coding sequence ATGATGATGAATAACTTACCTGACACACCTGATTTGCGCATTTTACTGATCAAACTCCGCCATCATGGCGACATGTTGCTGACCACTCCCGTCATTGATTCGTTACGTCAAAAATGGCCGCAGGCGCAGATTGATGTCCTGCTGTATGAAGAAACGCGCGATATGCTCGCCGCGCATCCAGCGATCGGTACAATTTATGGAATCGATCGCAAATGGAAACAGCTGGGCACGCTGAAGCATCTTCAAAAAGAGTGGCAGTTGCTGTGTGCGTTAAGAAATCAGCATTATCATCTGGTGATTAACCTTGCCGATCAATGGCGTAGCGCGATCGTCACCCGTTTCACCGGTGCCCCCGTTCGCCTCGGATTCGCGTTTAACAAACGCAACAGTGCCTTCTGGCGTTTTTGTCACACCGATCTGGTTTCTGTCGATGGCCACAAATCCCTGCATACGGTCGAACAGAATCTCTCCATTCTGGCACCATTACCGGTCGCGCCGCGGCCTGCCGTCACCATGGCCTATACCGCCGAAGACTGGGATCATGCCCGTAAAAGACTGACGCAGACGGGTGTGGGCGACAGCTACATTGTGATCCAGCCGACGTCCCGCTGGTTCTTTAAATGCTGGAGCGAAGACAAAATGGCGCAAACCATTACTGCATTGCAGCAGGATGGTCATACGGTTGTGCTCACCGCGGGGCCGGATAAAAAAGAGCTGGCGATGATCGATCGCATTCTCGCCGCCTCGCCAAAGACGGGAGTCGTCTCGCTGGCGGGCCAGCTAACGTTGCGCCAGCTGGCCTCACTTATCGATCATGCGCGTCTTTTTATCGGCGTTGACTCCGTTCCAATGCATATGGCCGCCGCGCTGCAAACGCCCTGCGTGGCTCTGTTTGGTCCTTCTAAACTCACGTTTTGGTCTCCATGGCAAGTCAACGGTGAAGTGATCTGGGCCGGCGATTACGGCCCGCTACCCGATCCGGATGCCATTGATACTAAAACGAAAGAACGCTATCTCGATGCCATTCCTGTTGATGCTGTCGTCTCCGCCGCAAGGAGATATCTGTCATGA